From a region of the Betta splendens chromosome 5, fBetSpl5.4, whole genome shotgun sequence genome:
- the errfi1a gene encoding ERBB receptor feedback inhibitor 1a, with the protein MRPECAWSMSTVGLTAQEISFPIENPFLRGSYCHGMAGSKPSWSLRHELDNCYFAMATGHTDYSSRAQQKGPPPPSLNYERKKHSPSSQRLLPPKKSRPSHLTLSCTAEPSTQSPVDDDQVVPSFKRLSVHECNSPPQTPGRCSKPLPPIPLHTDISPEQAMDNEVEFFTSTDDDQRCLVTDQYPKPSPFRCGIPSRRSFRDCGQVNYAYYDGPLGPQSQRQPQQPHPTPPPQEVRKLKEERRQELPEPAVCQKPQDKSRRRLQRSHSGPAGSLNKLRLPCHKRHPQGADKPEVPPPIPPRAVKPGENRRWSAEVSSCSDEYRPPKVPPRERLPGGSSRTPSPKSLPSYANGVMPPTQSFAPDPNYVSCRGLQRQNSEGSPCIFPVIEDGKKVSNTHYYLMPQRTTFMDSFCGTDSAAARNTDVSDWDCHTKRKEHVDLV; encoded by the exons ATGCGACCCGAGTGTGCCTGGAGCATGTCCACAGTAGGCCTGACTGCCCAGGAGATCTCTTTTCCCATAGAAAACCCCTTCCTGCGGGGCAGTTACTGTCACGGCATGGCTGGATCCAAACCCTCGTGGAGCCTCCGCCATGAGCTGGACAA CTGCTACTTCGCAATGGCCACAGGTCACACAGATTACAGCTCTCGAGCCCAGCAAAAGGGGCCACCTCCACCATCTCTAAACTATGAGA GAAAGAAACACAGTCCCAGCTCACAAAGATTACTACCCCCGAAGAAATCCCGTCCTTCCCATCTTACCTTGTCCTGCACCGCCGAACCTTCCACCCAAAGCCCCGTGGACGACGATCAGGTGGTCCCCTCATTCAAGAGGCTTTCGGTGCACGAGTGCAACAGTCCGCCACAGACTCCAGGACGATGCTCAAAGCCTCTCCCACCTATCCCTCTACACACGGACATCTCCCCCGAGCAGGCAATGGACAACGAGGTAGAATTTTTCACCAGTACGGACGACGACCAGCGCTGCCTGGTCACCGACCAGTATCCAAAACCTTCTCCTTTTCGGTGTGGGATCCCCAGCCGCAGGAGCTTCAGAGACTGTGGGCAGGTTAACTATGCTTACTACGATGGCCCGTTAGGCCCCCAAAGCCAGAGACAGCCCCAGCAGCCCCATCCAACACCTCCTCCACAGGAAGTGCGGAAACTAAAAGAGGAGCGACGCCAGGAACTGCCTGAGCCCGCGGTGTGTCAGAAACCGCAGGACAAGTCTCGGAGGCGGCTGCAGCGCTCCCACTCTGGCCCAGCTGGGTCCCTTAACAAGCTACGCCTACCGTGCCACAAACGCCACCCTCAAGGAGCAGACAAGCCAGAGGTTCCACCCCCTATCCCTCCGCGGGCAGTTAAGCCGGGAGAGAACCGCCGCTGGTCAGCAGAGGTCTCATCCTGCAGTGATGAGTACAGACCACCCAAGGTGCCCCCCAGGGAACGCCTGCCCGGAGGCAGCTCTCGCACCCCCAGCCCCAAGAGCCTCCCATCGTACGCCAACGGAGTGATGCCCCCGACCCAAAGCTTCGCACCCGACCCTAATTACGTAAGCTGTCGAGGTTTACAGAGACAGAACAGCGAGGGCTCCCCCTGCATCTTTCCTGTCATAGAAGACGGCAAGAAGGTCAGCAACACACATTACTATCTCATGCCCCAGCGGACTACTTTCATGGACTCGTTCTGCGGCACGGACAGCGCCGCGGCTCGCAACACAGATGTATCGGACTGGGACTGCCACACCAAGCGAAAGGAACACGTGGATTTAGTTTGA
- the LOC114855003 gene encoding mucin-2, with product MPVTMTGPSMQPSTSFTSLNTIETPTTPKTDSTETPTESPSIGTVSLPVVPSTSTSESTVSHKSTTVPVSEGTSQETTMITSTGHLTPSAETSVSTPVTVVTVSSESAAPSISSTVTGQTTNQNSSPTNGQTMPVTMTGPSMQPSTSFTSLNTIETPTTPKTDSTETPSEIPSVGTVSSPVVPSTSISESTVSHKSTTVPISEGTSQETTMTTSTGHLTPSAEPSVSTPVTVVTVSSESAAPSISSTVTGQTTNQNSSPTNGQTMPVTMTGPSMQPSTSFTSLNTIETPTTPKTDSTETPTESPSVGTVSLPVVPSTSTSESTVSHNSTTFPVSEGTSQETTMATSTGHVIPSAEPSVSTPVTVVTVSSESAAPSISSTVTGQTTNQNSSPTNGQTMPVTMTGPSMQPSTSFTSLNTIETPTPPKTDSTETPTESPSVGTVSLPVVTSTSTSESTVSHKSTTVPVSEGTSQETTMATSTGHVIPSAEPSVSTPVTVVTVSSESAAPSISSTVTGQTTNQNSSPTNGQTMPVTMTGPSMQPSTSFTSLNTIETPTTPKTDSTETPTESPSAGTVSSPVVPSTSTSESTVSHKSTTVPISEGTSQEPTMTTSTGHLTPLAETSVSTPVTVVTVSSESAAPSISSTVTGQTTNQNSSPTNGQTMPVTMTGPSMQPSTSFTSLNTIETPSTPKTDSTETPTESPSVGTVSLPVVPSTSTSESTVSHNSTTFPVSEGTSQETTMATSTGHVIPSAEPSLSTPVTVVTVSSESAAPSISSTVTGQTTNQNSSPTNGQTESAAPPDVSTTSLVTGMTTSQNSLSTNEHTLTVTMTGPSMHSPSLTSVNTRRTSAFTNTQTTKPSTSMASTSAEIFSTAITLNYSTTVSTPLSNATHTLETLSTTPPCTDKDCQCIGGTCIFNTTLGKCHCQCLEFVFGDVCSYGVNDTSVNINTGVIPSRKSHFILEILTTFLPAFNNLSSPQSVQFINTLELEIAALCKEADAQTFKKVQVVKLSNGSVVAESLAEYTYPNNETQIQFVNTQLEGVLIRILNDTNNLNRISQAFNNSGVKLNGVSFEQPVINNITELRPYVNCSYFANYTAVISNGHWQCAGPCKTNPDYCHQHGLCLNDIFEGPICRCFESSFKQFYGPQCELFRWGPGFYAALFGSLAAALVLLIAIITAVVIKKKYVNVWKRKNSFDRRFTAFDEVFFDFSNTEYPNLGVAGTYMPQGPTPHPENVT from the exons ATGCCAGTCACCATGACAGGTCCATCTATGCAACCGTCAACATCTTTTACCTCCCtgaataccattgaaacaccaaccactccaaagacagactctacagaaacacccactgaaaGTCCTTCGATTGGCACAGTTTCCTTACCAGTAGTTCCTTCCACATCTACCAGTGAATCAACAGTGTCACACAAGTCTACCACAGTTCCAGTAAGtgagggaacctcacaggaaaccacaatgaTTACATCTACTGGTCATTTAACACCATCAGCAGAGACTTCTGTGTCAACACCCGTCACAGTGGTCACGGTGtcaagtgagtctgcagcaccttcaatttcttctacagtaactgggcAGACGACCAATCAAAATAGTTCACCTACGAATGGCCAGACTATGCCAGTCACCATGACAGGTCCATCTATGCAACCGTCAACATCTTTTACCTCCCtgaataccattgaaacaccaaccACTCCAAAGACAGACTCTACAGAAACACCCAGTGAAATTCCTTCAGTTGGCACAGTTTCCTCACCAGTAGTTCCTTCCACATCTATCAGTGAATCAACAGTGTCACACAAGTCTACCACAGTTCCAATAAGtgagggaacctcacaggaaaccacaatgaCTACATCTACTGGTCATTTAACACCATCAGCAGAGCCTTCTGTGTCAACACCCGTCACAGTGGTCACGGTGtcaagtgagtctgcagcaccttcaatttcttctacagtaactgggcAGACGACCAATCAAAATAGTTCACCTACGAATGGCCAGACTATGCCAGTCACCATGACAGGTCCATCTATGCAACCGTCAACATCTTTCACCTCCCtgaataccattgaaacacccaccactccaaagacagactctacagaaacacccactgaaaGTCCTTCGGTTGGCACAGTTTCCTTACCAGTAGTTCCTTCCACATCTACCAGTGAATCAACCGTGTCACACAACTCTACCACATTTCCTGTAAGtgagggaacctcacaggaaaccacaatggctacatctactggtcatgtaataccatcagcagagccttctgtgtcaacacccgtcacagtggtcacagtgtcaagtgagtctgcagcaccttcaatttcttctacagtaactgggcAGACGACCAATCAAAATAGTTCACCTACAAATGGCCAGACTATGCCAGTCACCATGACAGGTCCATCTATGCAACCGTCAACATCTTTCACCTCCCtgaataccattgaaacacccacccctccaaagacagactctacagaaacacccactgaaaGTCCTTCGGTTGGCACAGTTTCCTTACCAGTAGTTACTTCCACATCTACCAGTGAATCAACAGTGTCACACAAGTCTACCACAGTTCCAGTAAGtgagggaacctcacaggaaaccacaatggctacatctactggtcatgtaataccatcagcagagccttctgtgtcaacacccgtcacagtggtcacggtgtcaagtgagtctgcagcaccttcaatttcttctacagtaactgggcAGACGACCAATCAAAATAGTTCACCTACAAATGGCCAGACTATGCCAGTCACCATGACAGGTCCATCTATGCAACCGTCAACATCTTTTACCTCCCtgaataccattgaaacacccaccactccaaagacagactctacagaaacacccactgaaaGTCCTTCTGCTGGCACAGTTTCCTCACCAGTAGTTCCTTCCACATCTACCAGTGAATCAACAGTGTCACACAAGTCTACCACCGTTCCAATAAGtgagggaacctcacaggaacCCACAATGACTACATCTACTGGTCATTTAACACCATTAGCAGAGACTTCTGTGTCAACACCCGTCACAGTGGTCACGGTGtcaagtgagtctgcagcaccttcaatttcttctacGGTAACTGGGCAGACGACCAATCAAAATAGTTCACCTACAAATGGCCAGACTATGCCAGTCACCATGACCGGTCCATCTATGCAACCGTCAACATCTTTCACCTCCCtgaataccattgaaacaccctccactccaaagacagactctacagaaacacccactgaaaGTCCTTCGGTTGGCACAGTTTCCTTACCAGTAGTTCCTTCCACATCTACCAGTGAGTCAACCGTGTCACACAACTCTACCACATTCCCTGTAAGtgagggaacctcacaggaaaccacaatggctacatctactggtcatgtaataccatcagcagagccttctttgtcaacacccgtcacagtggtcacggtgtcaagtgagtctgcagcaccttcaatttcttctacagtaactgggcAGACGACCAATCAAAATAGTTCACCTACAAATGGCCAGactgagtctgcagcacctccAGATGTGTCTACAACTTCTCTGGTAACAGGAATGACCACCAGTCAAAATAGTTTATCTACAAATGAACATACTTTGACAGTCACCATGACAGGTCCATCTATGCACTCACCATCTTTAACATCTGTAAATACCAGGAGAACTTCAGCTTTTACAAACACCCAGACTACAAAACCTTCCACATCAATGGCTTCAACTTCAGCAGAAATATTTAGCACTGCCATAACACTCAATTATTCAACAACTGTCAGTACCCCTCTCTCAAATGCTACCCACACTTTGGAAACTCTATCTACAACTCCCCCCTGTACAGACAAGGACTGTCAGTGCATTGGCGGTACCTGCATATTTAACACCACACTGGGTAAATGTCACTGCCAGTGTCTTGAGTTTGTGTTTGGGGACGTCTGCTCATATGGAGTCAATGACACCTCTGTGAATATCA ATACTGGAGTAATACCATCTCGAAAATCTCATTTTATTTTGGAAATTCTGACAACTTTTCTGCCGGCTTTTAACAATTTAAGTTCACCACAATCAGTGCAGTTCATCAACACATTAGAACTGGAG ATTGCCGCTTTGTGCAAAGAAGCAGATGCACAAACCTTTAAAAAAGTACAAGTTGTCAAGTTATC GAATGGAAGTGTGGTTGCTGAGAGTTTGGCAGAATACACTTATCCAAACAATGAAACTCAAATCCAGTTTGTCAACACTCAGCTTGAAGGAGTATTAATAAGAATTctaaatgacacaaacaacCTTAATAGGATTTCTCAGGCTTTTAATAACAGCGGTGTTAAGCTAAATGGAGTCAGTTTCGAACAGCCTGTTATTAACA ATATTACTGAGCTAAGGCCCTATGTTAACTGCAGCTACTTTGCTAATTACACGGCTGTGATTAGCAATGGTCATTGGCAGTGCGCTGGGCCTTGCAAAACAAATCCTGATTACTGTCACCAGCATGGACTGTGTCTAAATGACATTTTTGAAGGGCCTATCTGCAG ATGCTTCGAGTCCAGCTTCAAACAGTTTTATGGCCCACAGTGTGAACTCTTCCGTTGGGGCCCAGGTTTCTATGCAGCTCTGTTCGGATCCCTGGCAGCAGCACTTGTGCTCTTGATTGCAATCATCACTGCTGTCGTTATCAAAAAGAAATATGTAAATGTTTG GAAAAGGAAGAATTCCTTTGACAGAAGATTCACAGCTTTTGACGAGGTTTTCTTTGACTTCTCTAATACAG AATATCCAAACTTGGGAGTGGCAGGCACTTACATGCCACAAGGTCCAACACCACATCCAGAAAATGTTACCTAA
- the LOC129604139 gene encoding mucin-2-like yields MKKWIYSGSCNWRRLSTFLIILAIVVIVVISLCVFLTQSSGDKNVKQDQTGDTLRKTEILGQEENTKLNINLTDKSVELMENINSTTQNTNTITLNLTKSINPEFEKKSTEKTTLKTTKEDTPSYSTTDALSTVKYFPSMRNTIHSLITHFMYTPSGTNEPIQGTYSTTPTIKKMSTMSKSDKQNTVSLTGVKQTETTESSSAIASIFENIELNEINLETLSSAKHSNMVSTSNEKTQSARSLLSNFIEIKSGETTIPDTQSTETPTEKTMPVTMTGPSMESSTSFTSLNTIETPTSPKTDSAEKNTESPSIGTVSSPVVPSTSTSESTVSYMSTILQISVGTSQETTMATSTGHETPSAETSVSTPVTVSITGQTTNQNSSPTNGQTMPVTMTGPSMQPSTSFTSLNTIETPTTPKTDSTEKPTESPSVGTVSLPVVPSTSTSESTVSHNSTTFPVSEGTSQETTMATSTGHVIPSAEPSVSTPVTVVTVSSESAAPSISSTVTGQTTNQNSSPTNGQTMPVTMTGPSMQPSTSFTSLNTIETPTTPKTDSTETPTESPSIGTVSSPVVPSTSTSESTVSHKSTTVPVSEGTSQETTMITSTGHLTPSAETSVSTPVTVVTVSSESAAPSISSIVTGQTTNQNSSPTNGQTMPVTITGPSMQPSTSFTSLNTIETPTAPKTDSTETPTESPSIGTVSSPVVPSTSTSESTVSHKSTTVPISEGTSQETTMTTSTGHLTPSAETSVSTPVTVVTVSSESAAPSISSTVTGQTTNQNSSPTNGQTMPVTMTGPSMQPSTSFTSLNTIETPTTPKTDSTETPTESPSVGTVSLPVVPSTSTSESTVSHNSTTFPVSEGTSQETTMTTSTGHVIPSAEPSVSTPVTVVTVSSESAAPSISSTVTGQTTNQNSSPTNGQTMPVTMTGPSMESLTSFTSLNTIETPTTPKTDSTETPTESPSIGTVSSPVVPSTSTSESTVSHNSTTFPVSEGTSQETTMATSTGHVIPSAETSVSTPVTVVMVSSESAAPSISSTVTGQTTNQNSSPTHDQTMPVTMTGPSMESSTSFTSLNTIETPTTPKTDSTETPTESPSAGTVSSPVVPSTSTSESTVSHNSTTFPVSEGTSQETTMATSTGHVIPSAEPSLSTPVTVVTVSSESAAPSISSTVTGQTTNQNSSPTHDQTMPVTMTGPSMESSTSFTSLNTIETPTTPKTDSTEKPTESPSVGTVSLPVVPSTSTSESTVSHNSTTFPVSEGTSQETTMATSTGHVIPSAEPSVSTPVTVVTVSSESAAPSISSTVTGQTTNQNSSPTHDQTMPVTMTGPSMESSTSFTSLNTIETPTTPKTDSTETPTESPSAGTVSSPVVPSTSTSESTVSHNSTTFPVSEGTSQETTMATSTGHVIPSAESSNWADDQSK; encoded by the exons ATGAAAAAGTGGATTTACTCTGGATCCTGTAACTGGAGGCGGCTCTCCACCTTTCTGATAATCCTCGCTATTGTGGTCATTGTAGtcatttcattgtgtgtgtttttaacacAATCAAGTG GagataaaaatgtaaaacaagaTCAAACTGGGGACACGTTGAGGAAAACAGAGATACTGGGCCAAGAAGAGAACAcgaaattaaatataaatctaaCAGATAAATCTGTAGAATTAATGGAAAATAttaacagcacaacacaaaataCGAACACCATAACTTTAAATCTCACAAAATCAATTAACCCTGAATTTGAAAAAAAGTCAACcgaaaaaacaactttaaaaacaacaaaagaagaCACGCCCTCATATAGCACTACTGATGCTTTGTCAACAGTAAAATATTTTCCTAGTATGCGGAATACGATTCATTCATTGATAACACACTTCATGTACACGCCTTCTGGAACAAATGAGCCGATACAAGGAACTTATAGCACAACCCCAACGATCAAGAAAATGTCTACGATGTCCAAGTCCGACAAGCAAAACACTGTGTCCTTGACTGGTGTAAAACAAACTGAGACAACTGAATCATCTTCTGCAATAGCTTCAATATTTGAAAATATAGAACTAAACGAAATAAACTTGGAAACTCTATCCTCAGCCAAACATTCAAACATGGTTTCAACATCCAATGAAAAAACCCAATCTGCTAGGTCATTGTTATCtaattttattgaaataaaaagtGGAGAAACAACCATTCCAGACACCCAATCTacagaaacacccactgaaaAGACTATGCCAGTCACCATGACAGGTCCATCTATGGAATCATCAACATCTTTCACCTCCCtgaataccattgaaacacccacCAGTCCAAAGACAGactctgcagaaaaaaacactgaaagtcCTTCGATTGGCACAGTTTCCTCACCAGTAGTTCCTTCCACATCTACCAGTGAATCAACAGTGTCATACATGTCTACCATACTTCAAATAAGTGtgggaacctcacaggaaaccacaatggCTACATCTACTGGTCATGAAACACCATCAGCAGAGACTTCTGTGTCAACACCCGTCACGGTGTCAA taactgggcAGACGACCAATCAAAATAGTTCACCTACAAATGGCCAAACTATGCCAGTCACCATGACAGGTCCATCTATGCAACCGTCAACATCTTTCACCTCCCtgaataccattgaaacacccaccactccaaagacagactctacagaaaaacccactgaaAGTCCTTCAGTTGGCACAGTTTCCTTACCAGTAGTTCCTTCCACATCTACCAGTGAATCAACCGTGTCACACAACTCTACCACATTTCCTGTAAGtgagggaacctcacaggaaaccacaatggctacatctactggtcatgtaataccatcagcagagccttctgtgtcaacacccgtcacagtggtcacggtgtcaagtgagtctgcagcaccttcaatttcttctacagtaactgggcAGACGACCAATCAAAATAGTTCACCTACAAATGGCCAGACTATGCCAGTCACCATGACAGGTCCATCTATGCAACCGTCAACATCTTTTACCTCCCtgaataccattgaaacacccaccactccaaagacagactctacagaaacacccactgaaaGTCCTTCGATTGGCACAGTTTCCTCACCAGTAGTTCCTTCCACATCTACCAGTGAATCAACAGTGTCACACAAGTCTACCACAGTTCCAGTAAGtgagggaacctcacaggaaaccacaatgaTTACATCTACTGGTCATTTAACACCATCAGCAGAGACTTCTGTGTCAACACCCGTCACAGTGGTCACGGTGtcaagtgagtctgcagcaccttcaatttcttctaTAGTAACTGGGCAGACGACCAATCAAAATAGTTCACCTACAAATGGCCAGACTATGCCAGTCACCATTACAGGTCCATCTATGCAACCGTCAACATCTTTCACCTCCCTcaataccattgaaacacccactgctccaaagacagactctacagaaacacccactgaaaGTCCTTCGATTGGCACAGTTTCCTCACCAGTAGTTCCTTCCACATCTACCAGTGAATCAACAGTGTCACACAAGTCTACCACAGTTCCAATAAGtgagggaacctcacaggaaaccacaatgaCTACATCTACTGGTCATTTAACACCATCAGCAGAGACTTCTGTGTCAACACCCGTCACAGTGGTCACGGTGtcaagtgagtctgcagcaccttcaatttcttctacagtaactgggcAGACGACCAATCAAAATAGTTCACCTACAAATGGCCAGACTATGCCAGTCACCATGACCGGTCCATCTATGCAACCGTCAACATCTTTTACCTCCCtgaataccattgaaacacccaccactccaaagacagactctacagaaacacccactgaaaGTCCTTCGGTTGGCACAGTTTCCTTACCAGTAGTTCCTTCCACATCTACCAGTGAATCAACCGTGTCACACAACTCTACCACATTTCCTGTAAGtgagggaacctcacaggaaaccacaatgactacatctactggtcatgtaataccatcagcagagccttctgtgtcaacacccgtcacagtggtcacagtgtcaagtgagtctgcagcaccttcaatttcttctacagtaactgggcAGACGACCAATCAAAATAGTTCACCTACAAATGGCCAGACTATGCCAGTCACCATGACCGGTCCATCTATGGAATCATTAACATCTTTCACCTCCCtgaataccattgaaacacccaccactccaaagacagactctacagaaacacccactgaaaGTCCTTCGATTGGCACAGTTTCCTCACCAGTAGTTCCTTCCACATCTACCAGTGAATCAACCGTGTCACACAACTCTACCACATTTCCTGTAAGtgagggaacctcacaggaaaccacaatggctacatctactggtcatgtaataccatcagcagagacttctgtgtcaacacccgtcacagtggtcatggtgtcaagtgagtctgcagcaccttcaatttcttctacagtaactgggcAGACGACCAATCAAAATAGTTCACCTACGCATGACCAGACTATGCCAGTCACCATGACAGGTCCATCTATGGAATCATCAACATCTTTCACCTCCCtgaataccattgaaacacccaccactccaaagacagactctacagaaacacccactgaaaGTCCTTCTGCTGGCACAGTTTCCTCACCAGTAGTTCCTTCCACATCTACCAGTGAATCAACCGTGTCACACAACTCTACCACATTTCCTGTAAGtgagggaacctcacaggaaaccacaatggctacatctactggtcatgtaataccatcagcagagccttctttgtcaacacccgtcacagtggtcacagtgtcaagtgagtctgcagcaccttcaatttcttctacagtaactgggcAGACGACCAATCAAAATAGTTCACCTACGCATGACCAGACTATGCCAGTCACCATGACAGGTCCATCTATGGAATCATCAACATCTTTCACCTCCCtgaataccattgaaacacccaccactccaaagacagactctacagaaaaacccactgaaAGTCCTTCAGTTGGCACAGTTTCCTTACCAGTAGTTCCTTCCACATCTACCAGTGAATCAACCGTGTCACACAACTCTACCACATTTCCTGTAAGtgagggaacctcacaggaaaccacaatggctacatctactggtcatgtaataccatcagcagagccttctgtgtcaacacccgtcacagtggtcacggtgtcaagtgagtctgcagcaccttcaatttcttctacagtaactgggcAGACGACCAATCAAAATAGTTCACCTACGCATGACCAGACTATGCCAGTCACCATGACAGGTCCATCTATGGAATCATCAACATCTTTCACCTCCCtgaataccattgaaacacccaccactccaaagacagactctacagaaacacccactgaaaGTCCTTCTGCTGGCACAGTTTCCTCACCAGTAGTTCCTTCCACATCTACCAGTGAATCAACCGTGTCACACAACTCTACCACATTTCCTGTAAGtgagggaacctcacaggaaaccacaatggctacatctactggtcatgtaataccatcagcagagtcttc taactgggcAGACGACCAATCAAAATAG
- the mrps16 gene encoding 28S ribosomal protein S16, mitochondrial: MVHLSSLLLKKYHGGYVVIRLALAGHKQANRPFYRIVAAYNKRARDGKYMEQLGTYDPLPNTHNEKLVSLNFDRIKYWIGCGAHPTKSVAKLLGLSGFFPLHPMTVTEAERRRARLQQTETATGTEDKQEEGQKQAEV; encoded by the exons ATGGTCCATCTGT CATCACTCCTCCTAAAGAAGTACCACGGGGGTTATGTTGTAATCCGACTGGCTCTTGCAGGCCACAAACAAGCTAACAGACCCTTTTATCGCATTGTGGCAGCTTATAATAAAAGGGCAAGAGATGGTAAATATATGGAGCAGCTGGGCACCTATGACCCCCTCCCCAACACCCACAACGAGAAACTTGTCAGCTTGAACTTTGACCGAATCAAGTACTGGATCGGCTGCGGTGCCCACCCCACAAAGTCTGTGGCAAAACTTCTAG GCTTGTCAGGATTCTTCCCTCTGCACCCCATGACTGTAACGGAGGCAGAGCGTCGCAGAGCCCGATTACAGCAGACAGAGACAGCAACAGGAACGGAGGACAAGCAGGAAGAGGGACAGAAGCAGGCTGAAGTGTGA